The Cyclobacterium amurskyense genome contains the following window.
AAGAAGAGGTATAACCCTCAGATTTCTGCTGTGTATCAGCCAGAGAAATCCTACTAAAACTTTCCCATTGATTGATTTTGGGTGTCAAAGTAAAGATCAGAACCGTAGCAATGGTTGCGGCCAATATCACTGTCAATAAGGCTGCAAACAGTTTCCCGGAACTTACAAAAGTAAAGTCAAACTGTTCATTTGGCAGCATACCCATTGTTAAACCGGAAAGAATACAGACAATCCCCAGAATTCCAAATACCCCAAAGCCCGGTACGACAAATATTTCCAGGGCCAATAAGACTATCCCTACTATAAAGACCACCAATTCCCAATTGCTTGCGAGACCTGTAAGGTAATAGGGGATAAAATACAATAGCATGGCTATAGCACTTGCCGCAAGCGGAAAACCTATACCTGGTGTTTGTATCTCAAAATAAATCCCAGCAAAAATGATCAAAATCAGAAACCCACTTACCGCCGGATTGAGAAAAAGAGAAATGATGTCTTCAGTAGCTGAAGGAGAATATTTGTAGATCTCATAGTTTGTTAGCCCATATCTAGCAACAATTTCCTCAATAGAAGAAACCTGAGCTTCACAAAAACCATTTTCTATAGCCTCAGAGACAGAGAAGGTAATGACTTCTCCACTTTTAGAAACTCCTTCAACCTCAATATTTTCATCTACCATGGCTTCAGCAATTTGAGGATTCCTCCCCCTAGCCTCAGCAGTACTTCTCATCATTGAACGCATATAAGACTGGTATTTGTCCGGCGCAGCCTCACCTGAGCCCCCCATCACCACTGTAGCAGCCCCGATACTTCCTCCTTTTGCCATATAAATACTATCACAGGCTATGGATATCAATGCCCCAGCTGATGCCGCATCTTTATCAATAAATGATACAATGGGAATTTTGGATTCCAGAAAGCTTGTTCGGATATCATCAGCATCATTAACTGCCCCTCCATAGGTGTCCATATGAACAATGATCAATGCAGCCTTTTTCTCCACCGCATCTTCCATTGCCATTCTAACTTTCCTGTTCATTCTAGGATCTATATCATCCTTCATTTCAAACACATACACGGTCTTTAAAGAGTCCTTAGATTGTTCAGTTTGTCCCTGAACAAATGGAACCACAATAAAATTGACGAAAATATAGATGGATAAGCTAAACCAGAATTTCATTTTAAATACCTGTTTAATATTTCTGTATGAATATACCAATAAAAATGATCATCGCCCCTATTGGTATAAAATGGAGTTGCAATTGATAAAATAAATATCAAATTTGCATGATTATTAGAAATTTATTGTTAAAAACCGATAGTAAAATGAAGTGCTGGATATTGATTATAGGGATGATTGGCCTTGCTGTCCCATCTAAAGGAGCATTACTTGTGGATAGGGATTCTGTAGGAGTAGAAAAAATAGGAGGTAAATCCTATATTATTCACCAAGTAGATCCTCAAGAGACTTTATTTGGAATTTCAAGGAGATACAATACGCCTGTAAATGAAATCGTCCAAAACAATGATACTTTAAAGGATGGGCTAAAAATTGGGCAACGTATCAGGGTTCCCTATATTGAGAAACAGGCTATCCCTGAGGGTGCTAAAGTACACCATGTGACACCTGGAGAAACGCTTTTCTCAATTGCCAAGTCATATAATATTAGCATGGAAAAGCTAATGGAGGCCAATGCCCTGAAAGGCACTGATCTAAGCGTAGGCCAAGCGCTTATCATAGAAGGCATCGAGCAATTAGAAGCTCCTGTTGTAGAAAAGAAGGTAGAAAAACCTGTTGAAGCAACACCTCAAACAGTAGCCGTTGCCGCTGAAAAAATAAACACAAAGAAAAAACAGCCTAAGGAAAAGGTAGAAAAAGTTAAAACTGAAGAAGCTCCGGCCCCAGTGCCTGCCAGTCCATCTACTGCTCCTACTTCTCCTTCTGTATCCACTACAGGCAATTGGATATCCCATCAGGTAGTTCAAGGAGAAACTTTGTTTGCTATAGCCAGAAAGTACGAGGCAAACGTTGAAGACATCATTAAATGGAATGGGCTTTCTTCAAACAACTTATCTGTTGGACAAACCCTAAAAGTAGGTAGGGAAACCAATGCCAATATCCCAGTCACTCAATTGCCAGGAAATAACAAACCTAGTGCAGAGCTTACCAACTCTGAAAGTGCAACCCCTCCAACAAAGAACATCAGCACATCCACTGCTTTCAAAAACGTAACGGAAAGTGGTCAGGCGGAAGTTATCGAAGGAACTGGTAATCACAAAAAATTCTTGGTGCTTCACAGAAACGCTCCTGTAGGAACAATAATGAGAGTTAGAAATGAAGAAAATGATGTTACGGTATTTGCAAGAGTAGTTGGGGTGTTACCAGAAACTGGGGACAACAACAAACTATTGATAAAATTATCAAAAGCAGCTTTTGATCAATTAAAAGCCGTTAATTCACGCTTCAGAGTAGAAGTATCCTATTAAATTATATTTTCAAAAGCGCTTCAATTGCCTACTCATTCTGGCTAGATAAACGAGTGCCAAATAGCTGTAATTGAACACTGGTTTCACCCCGTTTGAAAACCTTTTATTTTGAATAATAAAATTAAAAAAAAGTTTATCATTAAGCCAAAGACAAAAAGGCCATGAACATAAAAAAGAATAAACCCGTAATCGGAATTAGTATAGGTGATATTAATGGAATTGGTGCGGAGGTGACAATGAAAGCTTTGTTGGACAACCGACTGCAAAAAATGATTACACCTGTGATCTATGGCCATGGCAAAGCCCTTACCTTTTATAGAAAAGCTTTGGAGCTAAACGATTTTAATTTCATTCAGGTCAAAAGCATTGAAGAAGTTCACCATAGAAAAATCAATGTAATCAATGTTGTACAGGAATCACCTGAGGTGATGCCTGGGGTAGAAACAAGAGATGCCGGCAGTATGGCCCTGGCTGCCATAGATCAAGCCATAGTAGACTTAAAAAGCGGTCAATTGGACGCCTTAGTCACTGCGCCACTCAACAAAAACAATATCAACAGTACTGAGACACCCTTTGTAGGGCATACTGAATATTTAACAAATGCTTTTGACACCAAGGAAAGCATGATGTTTATGGTGTCTGAAGACATGCGAATTGGATTAGTTACTGGTCACGTATCTTTAAAAGACATTGTAAATGGAGTAACCGAAAAAGCCATTCGGGCGAAGTTAAAAATCATGATTCGGTCTCTCAAGGAAAATTTTGGTATTACAAAACCTAAAATTGCGGTACTTGGCTTGAATCCACATGCTGGAGAAGATGGATTATTAGGAAATGAAGAACAGGAAATCATCCAACCTGTGGTTAAAAGCTTTAAAGAAGAAGGCGCCTTGGTTTTTGGCCCCTATCCCTCAGATGGTTTCTTTGGAATGATGCACCAAAAACGGTTTGATGGGGTTTTGGCCATGTACCATGACCAGGGTTTGATCCCGTTTAAAACATTGTGTTTTGATTCAGGGGTAAATTTCACCGCAGGGCTGCCGATTATCAGAACAAGTCCAGACCATGGAACAGCCTACAATATAGCTGGAAAAAATGACGCTGACCCCGGTTCTATGCGTTCTGCAATTTTTCTGGCACACGATATGATTAAGAGAAAAGAAAACTTAACTGCTACTTAATGAAATTATTAAAGGGTAGATTTTATTAATCAGAAATATTTTTCTAAATTTGCGGTCTTAATTCGAAAAATGAAATTCATAAGGAAATTCGATATTGACATTATCAGACTGAAAGAAGGCAGGCACAATTTCACCTTTGAAATTGATACCGAGTTCCTAGATCATTTTGAAAACAGTAGGGATATAGTAAACGATGTCGCTATTAAAGTAGAAATAGAGCTTGACAAAAGAATTAACTTAATTGAAGTTATTTTTAATTTGAAGGGAAAGGTAAATATAACCTGTGACAGAAGTCTTGAAAATTTCGATCATCCAACCGACTTGTCTCATAAGATAATATACAAGTACGGACAGGAGGAAGCTGAAATAGATGATGAGATCTATTTCATAACAAATGACACACAGAGCATCAATGTGATGCAATTGATCTATGAATTTATTTTGCTCGGAATCCCTGCAAAAAAAATTCACCCTGATCACCTGACAGAAGAAGATGAAGACGACGAAGATGAAGGTTGGATTGTCTATGAAGCAGGAGAAAGTGACTTGACAGAAGAACAAATAAAAGACGACCGAAACCCGTTTTGGAAAGCTTTGAAAAATTTAAAAAATAACGAATAATCTAAAAATTACATAGATATGGCACATCCTAAAAGGAAAATTTCCAAAACCAGAAGAGATAAAAGAAGGACACATTATAAATTAAATGCACCTGGTTTGGCTCAGTGTCCTACCACCGGGGAATTTCATTTACCCCACAGAGCATTCTGGCTTGACGGTAAACTGTATTATAAAGGACAGGTAATCATGGAAAAAGAGGTTTTAGCCTAAATTTCTTACATATTCCTGCGAAGCAGCCTGCTCTATTCTGGAGCAGGCTGCTTTTTTATAGACTATTGTCTGATATTTTATATTTTTCCCGCTTAACTTTCTCTGAGAATTTTTGTCGGATTATTTCCTGTACAGGTCTGTTTTCTATTTTACTTTCCAACCAAGAGATAATATCCAGGTATAAAAACGCCCTTTTTTCAAAGGGATGGTTCTCGTAGGCAAGTAATTTTTCTCGTAACTCTATAAATGCCCCTTTAAGCTCGTGATCATAAATCCGGCTAAGGTTACGAATAAAGTGCATCATTTCTTTTTGCACCTGATGCAAATCGTCCATTTTGATTAAAAACCTATAGACATTTCTAATCTGCCCATCCAACTTCTCATCAATCCCTGCCTCGTAGCTAGCTATTAGCTTAAGAATATGGGCAAAACACTGCAAATCTTCCCTTAATCCTATTTGGCTATTTTCAATCACCTGATCCAAGTACACAATAGCCCTTTCATTATCCCCACTTCCGAAATAAAGGCAGGCAATTTTATAATGCAGAACCATCAAATGATGCACATCTAGCTTTCGCTTCAAAGGTGCAATGTCTTTTAATAAATCAGGCACAATCTCTTTTACCCCCTTGGTAAAATCCCCTTTAAGAAAATAGAAGTTTATTAGATTGGAATAAAGGTAGAGAAATGACAGGATCTTACTGTTCCCATCCCATACAAAGTCCTTTTGTCGCAAGCTAAGTCTAAATTCCTCCAGCACCTTAGCGAACCGCTCATAATAGCCCATATAAAACAAGGTATCCAGCAAGTAATGATAAGCCTTCAAATAGCTTCCTGTGGCCACTTTGATCATTTGAGGTTCTGAATGAAAGAGATCTACCCAATGCTGGGCCGCCCTATAGCAAACCGGGAAATCCTGAATAATATGAAAATACCATACCTGGGCTTGGAATAGATACATTTTCTCATAAAACCCAAGCGTCATAAAATCATATACAGGCATGTTCTGCTTGTAAAAATTTTCCAGCATTTCCCTGCCTTCCTTATCTTTGATATAACCAGTCTTTAAATAAATCCCATACAGCTGCAAGGAAAGACTTGAAAACCTATTTTTAAGATCCACTTTTTTTGACAAGACAGCAGCCTCCTCACTTAGAATATCCGCCCTATTTTTAATGCTTCTCGTGATATGCTGGGATTCAATGACTTTTTCCATTTCCACAACCCTTAGCATTATCGTATCGAGGCCATATAAACTTGCCACCTGCTTGGCTTTTTCAAGGGTTTTCAAACCCTGCATATACAAGCCCTTATTAAACAAAATTCTTCCAAAATCAATTTGTTCATTCAGTTGCAACTCTATATTCCTATCGGCATACAAAAGACGTAAAGAGGTCAAAACCTGCTTGTACAAATGAGCTTTCATATTGGACAATTGCTTTTTTGTAACCGGTGCCTTTTCCAGCAGTTCCCGTTCGTTATAAGCCCCCATTTTATCCAATGCATCAAAAAGCAAAAGAAATTTAGCCCCTTCATTTGAGGCAAGCCGCTTAGCGAACAATTTAAAATTTCTTTTTTCGGAGGGAGAAAGACTGTTTATCAGGTCAAATAAAAAATCTTTTTTACTATTGGATATCATAATTTAAAAACACTTATAACACTCATTTTCAGGTGTTAATGATAAATTTTTTAACATTAGGCATCGGACATATAAAGTTAAATGAATTTATTGGCTAATTGGAAGGTTCTACTTTAGATTTTATTAAAATATTAAAACTATGGATGAGAATCACGTATTGATCTTTGACACCACCCTACGAGATGGGGAACAAGTGCCCGGATGTAAATTAAACACCCCTCAAAAAATTGAAATTGCACAACAACTGGAGGCTTTAGGTGTAGATGTGATCGAAGCAGGTTTTCCTATTTCTAGCCCTGGAGATTTTAATTCCGTTATTGAAATATCAAAAAATATTTCGGAACCCATTATATGTGGGCTTTCCAGGGGAGTAAAAAAAGACATTGAGGTGGCTGCTGATGCCCTAAGATTTGCACGGCGACCTAGAATACATACTGGTATAGGAACTTCTGACTACCACATCAAGCACAAATTCAATAGCAATAGGGAGAACATCATTGAATGGGCTTCTGGGGCTGTTGCTCATGCTAAAAGCTTTGTTGAAGATGTTGAATTCTATGCTGAGGATGCCGGCAGGACAGACAATGAATACCTTGCGAGAGTTTGTGAAGCTGTCATCAAGGCTGGAGCCACTGTGCTAAACATCCCAGATACCACCGGCTATTGCTTACCCGACGAATATGGCGCCAAAATCAAATATCTCGTTGACAATGTAAGAGGCATTGAAAACGTGATTATTTCAGCGCATTGCCACAATGACCTTGGGCTAGCCACAGCCAATTCCATTGCTGCTATAATGAATGGCGCAAGACAGATTGAATGTACCATCAATGGTATCGGTGAAAGAGCGGGAAACACTTCCTTGGAGGAGGTAACCATGATAATGAAGCAACACCCAAGACTAAACGTTACCAACAATATTAATTCCCGATTGCTTAATCCAATCAGTCGCTTGGTAGCCGACAAGATGGGAATGATGGTACAGCCTAATAAGGCCATCGTTGGTTCTAATGCATTTGCTCACTCTTCAGGAATACATCAGGACGGTGTAATTAAGAACAGAGAAACGTATGAGATCATTGATCCAATTGAAGTAGGTGTAGACGAATCAATGATTGTACTTACTGCCAGATCAGGCAGGGCAGCATTGGCTTATCGTGCGCACAAAGTAGGTCATACGCTTTCGAAGTTAGAATTAGACAAAGTCTATAATGTTTTCTTAAAACATGCTGACATGAAAAAAGAAATACTGGATGAAGACATTCACCAAATCATTTCAGAAGCTGTTTAACCCAAAAGAGGCAATAGGCTTTCTATTTCGTAGGGAAATCACTTTATGATGCTTCCGCCAATAACCTACCTGATTGCATACACTGAGGTTAAAATTTCAAATATTCATATAAATAAACAAAACGGAGGACCTACATCCTCCGTTTTGTTTTTACCTCTTCCCAAGACCGATCAAAAAAAAATGTTTGCTTCTACGCAGCTAATGGGCTAAATTATCCCAAGAAAAATAAAATCAACTTATTCCCCTATCTCGCATGAACAGTATTACTAAACTTTCATCTCACTGGCTGAAATTGGCCTTCACTATAATTCTGTTTGGATTTGGCTCCTTACAGCTAATTGCACAGCAATACGACCTCTTAATCAAAGGTGGTCATTTAATGGACCCTAAAAACAATATTGACGAGCCTATGGACATCGCAATAAAAGGGGACAAAATAGCTTTAGTACAGAAATCCATTTCATCAGATTTAGCCGCGGAGGTAATCGATGTAAAAGGATTGTATGTAAGTCCAGGACTTGTAGACATACACACCCATAATTTTTATGGTTTAGACCCTAAAGGACAATATAGCAGTGGCTACAGTGCCATTCATCCTGATGGATATACCTTCCCATTTGGTGTTACCACTGTTGTAGACACAGGAGGTTCAGGATGGCGCAATTTTGTGCAGTTTAAGGAACAGGTTATCGACAGGGTCCGCACAAGAGTATTGGTAATGCTTAATATCGTAGGTCATGGAATGAAGGGTTCTCTTTATGAACAAAACTTGGACGACATGGATCCAAAAATGACTGCATTGGTAGCCAAGCAATATCCTGATTATATCGTTGGGGTCAAAGTAGCCCATTATTCTGGCCATCAATGGGAACAGATTGACCGATTGGTAAAAGCCGGAGAATTGGCAGACATTCCGGTAATGGTAGATTTCGGCGGAGCAAACCCTCCTTTATCTTTAGAAACCCTCTTTATGGAAAAACTTCGTCCGGGTGACATCTACACACATATCTTTGGTGGTGGCGTTCCTTCTAGACAAGCCTTGGTAGATGACAATGGAAAATTACGTCCATTTATTAAAGCAGCACAAGAAAGGGGTGTTATCTATGATGTGGGACATGGTGGATCCAGTTTTTCCTTCAAACATGCTATCCCTGCTATTGAGCAAGGCATCAAACCCAACACAATTAGCACAGACAGTCACTTGAGCAGTATCATGAGTGGCATGAAAAACATGAACAATGTCATGTCCAAATTTCTCAACATAGGCATGAACCTTCAAGAGGTGGTTGCTGCTTCTACCTGGACACCTGCTCAGGTAATCAAGCGAACAGAATTAGGCCACTTAAGCCCAGGAGCCATTGCTGATATTGCTGTATTCAATGTACTTGAAGGTGACTTCGGCTTCACTGAAAAAACTGGCATTGGTAAAATGATGGGCAAATACAAAATTGAGAATGAGTTAACCGTTCGTTCTGGCAAAGTAGTTTGGGACCTGAACGGACTTACTGCACCAATGTGGAACGAATAAAAGCGAACTGATTTATGAAAAGGAGACATTTTTTCCAAAATGCCGGAGCACTATCTGCGGGGTTAGCGCTTGGCGTAAGTGATGGTTTATTGGCTGCTCAACCAAAAGCAGACTACAATAAAAACCCATTTATAATTGGTGTCAACGGACATAAAATCACCTATAATATCCCTGATCTTAGCCAAAAGGTAAAGATCATGCATGTCACTGATACCCATTTATGGAAAGATGACGAAAGGGGCGTAAAATACAAAGAATACAGTGGCCGCATGGCTAAAGCATACAATGAAACAAAGCATTTTCTTACCGGGAATCCCACGCACCCTGAAGAAGCTTTTGAAGCTACTCTTGAAATCGCCAAGCAGGAGAAAGCAGATGCCATCACGCTGACGGGAGACTTATTTAGTTTCCCGTCAGAAGCGGCCATAGAGTGGGCATTGGATCGGCTGGAAAAAATAGGCATCCCCTACTTCTATTCCAGTGGAAACCATGACTGGCACTATGAAGGAATGAAGGGAAGCTTGCACGAACTAAGAGAAACATGGATTAATAAACGGCTGCTTCCTTTATACAAAGGCAGAAACCCGCTGATGTATTCTGTTGAAGTTAAAGGTGTTAATCTGGTAAATATTGACAATAGCTATTATGAAATACTTCCGGAGCAACTTGAGTTTTATAAAGCAGAAGTAAAAAAAGGAAAGCCCACCCTTCTAATGATGCATATCCCTTTATATGCACCAGGAAGAAGCTTGGGATATGGCTGTGGGCATCCTGATTATAATGCCAAAAATGACAGGAATTTTGAAATTGAACGTAGGCAACGCTGGCCAGAAAATGGGCATAGTAAAACCACCATGGAATTTCATAGAGAGGTATTCAATACAAAAAACCTTTTAGGTGTTTTGGCAGGACATATCCACAAACAAACCATAGACTGGGCCAATGGTATCCCTCAATTCCTAACCAGCCCTAATGCGTCAGGAGGATACTTAGAAATAGACTTGTTGCCTATGGACAAGTCAGTCCAATCAAAATTTATCTAAAAAAACAGAATCACTGCCCGTTTAAAATTTAGACCGGATCAGTTCTTCGTCAAATCCTGCCTGCATGCTACCGTCCTCAAACACAAGAATTGGACGTTTAATCATGCTGCTTTTTTCTTGAAGAATAGGAATTGCAGTTTCTATACTTTCCAAAGCTGCTTTGTCACTTTCTTCCAGCTTTCTAAAAGTGGTACCTTTTCGATTGACCACAGTATTCAAACCCAGGCTGTCAATAAAACTTTCCAAAAGCCCTTTATCTGGTTTTTGCTTTTTATAATCGATAAAGTCATATTCCTTCCCTAAGGTTTCAAACAAGGTGAAGGTCTTTTTCATCGTATTGCAATTTTTGATACCATAAATCTTTACACTCATGCTATTTTTATTTTTTGGTCAAAGCCTTTCCAACTAATGGTTAAAATGGCTACTTGATTAAACTCAGGCTATTACAAATTCTTCTGCCCTTTAGGATTTAAAATTACCTTATTTTGTCCAAATATGTGCCAATAATTAAGATTAACAGGTTTAAAAAGCCGTAAAAATTGTACAGGGATTCGCTTTAACTGAAACTGGAATCATAGGGTTTCACCTAGGCTAGCTTGCTCCCCAATTCACCCCTTTTGTACTAATCCAGTAATAAAGAAAAATAAAACCATTCTTATTTTCAATTACAAACACGGCAATAACCCTTTATCAAAAATGAATTGGTTATTAATTAGTATTAAATAAATTTTACCAATAAAACACCGAAGGAATTCACGTGTACCCATTTAGCCCAAAAAATCATACATTTGAGGAATGAGTTCAAATGTAATGAAACGCTTTAGTCCGGGGGCATTCCATTATCAACAGCCAATTCCCCCATTTAATAAACCACTTATTTAACATGAAATTAAAAATAGCAGTCTTCCTGGCTTTAATGCTAGCCATAGGCCAACCTGGCACAGCTCAAGAAGCTCGGGTTACACAACAAGCAACCGTATTTGAGACCTATCCTTTCTCAGATCCTAACCCAGTTCCTTCATTGGCCTACAAGCCGAACATTTACCCCTACTTCACTTTTGATGGCTATAGTGTAAAGTCTCAGAATAAAGAATGGAACCTTATTACACTCGAAAATGAATTCCTGAAAGTCACGGTAATGCCAGAAATAGGTGGCAGAATCTGGGGTGCAATAGAAAAATCAACTTCAGAAGATTTTATTTATGAAAATGAGGTCGTGAAATTTAGAAACATTGCCATGCGTGGTCCCTGGACCTCAGGAGGCATAGAATTTAATTTCGGCATCATTGGTCATTCTCCAGCTACGGCCAGTCCTGTGGATTATATTTATTACACAAATGAAGATGGTAGTGTGACCTGCGTAGTAGGTACCATTGACCTTCCTTCAAGGACCCAATGGAGAGTAAAAATCAACTTACCTAAGGACAAAGCCTATTTTGAAACGGATGCCACTTGGTACAATCCTGAACCATTAAGACAGCCTTATTACAACTGGATGACAGCAGCAGCTCATGTGGCAAATGACCAAGAGTTTTATTATCCCGGTCACATCGCCTTACAACATAGCGGAGAAGTAAAAGACTGGCCAGTACAAGATGGGATTGAAATCAATCTATATAAAAACAATAATTTTGGTGGAGCCAAATCCCAACATATTGCCGGATCCTATTTAAATCATTTCGGAGGTTATTTTCACGACAAAGGAATAGGTTTTGGACATTTTTCCACCTACGACGACAGCCCTGGAAAGAAACTATGGTTATGGGCTTTATCAAGAAATGGAGGGATTTGGGAAGACTTATTGACAGATAAGAACGGTCAATATATGGAATTTCAGGCTGGAAGAATGCTGAACCAGTTTTCCCCATCAAAAAATGTGGAAACTCCACTTACCAAAGCAGGCTTTGCCCCTTATACTATAGATCAATGGTCAAACTTTTGGTTCCCCGTTAAACAAATAGGAGGCATTAGCAATGTGTCCAAAAAAGGTGTGATTCATCTAGAGAAAACAAACAATTTGGTAAAATTGGGATTCAACCCTTTCCAAAAAGTTGACGGGTCAATAGACATAAAAATCAATGGGAGTAGTTCTCAATCTATTCCTGTTAAGGGAAATGCCATGGACGTAATCTCCCATGAAATCCAAGTGGACACCCCCATCAAGGAGCTTGTGGTATCTTTTGAAGGTGAACAATTGTACAAATGGTCTGAAACGGATGACATGAAACTCATCAGGCCTTTTGACAAGGTAAATGCACCTAAACAATCTCCAAACCAAAAATTGTATTTCGAAGCCAGGCAATATTATTACAGCCGAAATTACAAAAAGGCAAAAGCTACCTATGAAGAGCTACTAGAAAATGACCCCGGACATCAACAAGGAAGGATAGATTATGCTGAACTTCTGTTGCGTTTTACTCAATATGATGAGGCCTTAGAGAACATTTATAAGGCTTTGTCTGCTGATTATTTTGACCATCAGGCGAATTTTGTAGCCGGAAGTATTTATTTAGCAAAAGGGCAAACCACACAAGCCCTTGAAGCTTATGGCTGGGCCGCTAGGTCAATGGAGTTCCGTTCCTCCGCTTACACCATCATGTCTGAGATTTACCTTTCAGAAGGGCAACTTTCCTTGGCTAAAGACTATGCGAAAAAAGCACTTAAAAACAACACCGACAATATAATGGCACTACAGGCTTTGGCGGTAATCCAAAGACTTCAAGGTGAAAAAGATTTGGCAAAAGCAACATTGGATAAACTTTGGGAAATTGACCCATTGAATCACTTTATTCGATTTGAGCGGTACCTAATGGATAAAACGCCTGCCTCATTGGATGAATTCAAAAAAGTAATAAACAATGAATTCCCTTATCAAACTTACTTGGAGCTAGCTGCTGTCTATAAAAAGTACGGACTAAAAGAAAACGCTGTAGAATTATTACAAAACAGTCCCCCTCATGCATTGGTATACTTATGGATAGCGAGCATGGATCCAGCGCAAAAAGAAGCCCAACTGGAGAAAATGATCGCTCAACCTACTGAGTTTGTCCTACCCTTCAGAAAAGAAACTTTACCTATGCTTAAATGGGCTCAATCTGAAGTGACTTCATGGAAAATTGACTATTACCTGGCTCTCAACCTTATGGCCCTGGGACAGGAGGATGAAGGAAGACAAATATTAAAAACAATAAACCAGTCTGCGGATGAAGCTTCTTTTTACTTGAGTAGAGCACTCCTTCTGGATAAATATGAAAGCCAAGAGAACAATCTGAAAGACCTCGAAAGGGCACTTGAATTGGACAAAGAACAATGGAGAACCTATTTTCAAATTTCCAAATACCATAATAAATCCGGAGATCAACAAAAGGCAATGGCTGTTCTAAAAGAAGCAACAAAAGCCTTTCCTGGCAACTATGTACTGGAGATGGAAATGATTAAACTCCTCAACACAAATGGAGATTATAAAGTAGCCATGAACCTCTTGGATAAAATTCAGGTCTTGCCTCATGAGGGTGCTGGAGGAGGAAGAACCCTTTACGAAAGCGTCTACTTGAATGCTGCACTTCAAGACATTCAGTCAAAAAAATGGAATGCTGCAGCAAGTAAAATTGAAAAATCAAGAATATGGCCAGAAAACCTAGGTGTAGGAAAACCTTTCGACCCAAGAGAGATTCTCCAAGATTACTTGGCTGCTGCGGTAAACAAAGCTAAAAATAATCGACCGCAATTCTCAAAATACCTGGAAGCTGTAATTTCTCAAGGAGACCAACTAAATAGCAACAGCAAAGAGCAAGCCCTTGTTGTTTTGGCCTTGAAGCACTCTGGCCAGGAGGATGCTGCTGAAAAATTGATAGACAAAATTAAAAA
Protein-coding sequences here:
- a CDS encoding NfeD family protein, translated to MKFWFSLSIYIFVNFIVVPFVQGQTEQSKDSLKTVYVFEMKDDIDPRMNRKVRMAMEDAVEKKAALIIVHMDTYGGAVNDADDIRTSFLESKIPIVSFIDKDAASAGALISIACDSIYMAKGGSIGAATVVMGGSGEAAPDKYQSYMRSMMRSTAEARGRNPQIAEAMVDENIEVEGVSKSGEVITFSVSEAIENGFCEAQVSSIEEIVARYGLTNYEIYKYSPSATEDIISLFLNPAVSGFLILIIFAGIYFEIQTPGIGFPLAASAIAMLLYFIPYYLTGLASNWELVVFIVGIVLLALEIFVVPGFGVFGILGIVCILSGLTMGMLPNEQFDFTFVSSGKLFAALLTVILAATIATVLIFTLTPKINQWESFSRISLADTQQKSEGYTSSFYSQEMLGKEGVSHTRLMPSGKVIIEDEMYDAYSRGEFIDKGEKIKVISTEGTSLRVKKNEV
- a CDS encoding LysM peptidoglycan-binding domain-containing protein, encoding MKCWILIIGMIGLAVPSKGALLVDRDSVGVEKIGGKSYIIHQVDPQETLFGISRRYNTPVNEIVQNNDTLKDGLKIGQRIRVPYIEKQAIPEGAKVHHVTPGETLFSIAKSYNISMEKLMEANALKGTDLSVGQALIIEGIEQLEAPVVEKKVEKPVEATPQTVAVAAEKINTKKKQPKEKVEKVKTEEAPAPVPASPSTAPTSPSVSTTGNWISHQVVQGETLFAIARKYEANVEDIIKWNGLSSNNLSVGQTLKVGRETNANIPVTQLPGNNKPSAELTNSESATPPTKNISTSTAFKNVTESGQAEVIEGTGNHKKFLVLHRNAPVGTIMRVRNEENDVTVFARVVGVLPETGDNNKLLIKLSKAAFDQLKAVNSRFRVEVSY
- the pdxA gene encoding 4-hydroxythreonine-4-phosphate dehydrogenase PdxA codes for the protein MNIKKNKPVIGISIGDINGIGAEVTMKALLDNRLQKMITPVIYGHGKALTFYRKALELNDFNFIQVKSIEEVHHRKINVINVVQESPEVMPGVETRDAGSMALAAIDQAIVDLKSGQLDALVTAPLNKNNINSTETPFVGHTEYLTNAFDTKESMMFMVSEDMRIGLVTGHVSLKDIVNGVTEKAIRAKLKIMIRSLKENFGITKPKIAVLGLNPHAGEDGLLGNEEQEIIQPVVKSFKEEGALVFGPYPSDGFFGMMHQKRFDGVLAMYHDQGLIPFKTLCFDSGVNFTAGLPIIRTSPDHGTAYNIAGKNDADPGSMRSAIFLAHDMIKRKENLTAT
- a CDS encoding YceD family protein produces the protein MKFIRKFDIDIIRLKEGRHNFTFEIDTEFLDHFENSRDIVNDVAIKVEIELDKRINLIEVIFNLKGKVNITCDRSLENFDHPTDLSHKIIYKYGQEEAEIDDEIYFITNDTQSINVMQLIYEFILLGIPAKKIHPDHLTEEDEDDEDEGWIVYEAGESDLTEEQIKDDRNPFWKALKNLKNNE
- the rpmF gene encoding 50S ribosomal protein L32, producing MAHPKRKISKTRRDKRRTHYKLNAPGLAQCPTTGEFHLPHRAFWLDGKLYYKGQVIMEKEVLA
- a CDS encoding 2-isopropylmalate synthase, giving the protein MDENHVLIFDTTLRDGEQVPGCKLNTPQKIEIAQQLEALGVDVIEAGFPISSPGDFNSVIEISKNISEPIICGLSRGVKKDIEVAADALRFARRPRIHTGIGTSDYHIKHKFNSNRENIIEWASGAVAHAKSFVEDVEFYAEDAGRTDNEYLARVCEAVIKAGATVLNIPDTTGYCLPDEYGAKIKYLVDNVRGIENVIISAHCHNDLGLATANSIAAIMNGARQIECTINGIGERAGNTSLEEVTMIMKQHPRLNVTNNINSRLLNPISRLVADKMGMMVQPNKAIVGSNAFAHSSGIHQDGVIKNRETYEIIDPIEVGVDESMIVLTARSGRAALAYRAHKVGHTLSKLELDKVYNVFLKHADMKKEILDEDIHQIISEAV